In Candidatus Hydrogenedentota bacterium, the DNA window TCCTCCGCGTGGAGGAAGATGGTTTCCCCCGCGTTGTCGCGAGCGTTCCTCCGCTCCAGGGCAAGCGCGGCGATGCCGCCGGATTCATGGAGGCGCGCCGCGCCGGACACCGATCCGTATCGCACGCTGCCGGCGGCGGGAGAAACGTACTCGCCCCAATGGCCGCGAAGGCGGCGCTCCCCTTCCCGATCCCCGGGCTCAAGCGACAGATGCCAGAGTCCCGACGCATCCCGGCCCAACAGCAATTCCGCCGCGCCTTCGGGCTCGCGCCGCCACATCCAGACCGCCTCCGTGTGCGCCGGATCACCCACGGGATAGGTCCGAAAGAACGTTACTCCCGCGTTCGCGACCGCGCCGGCCTTCTCGCCAGACGCCGGGGCGGGCAGGTCGGGAGAAACCGGCGCGTACAGGTACACAGCCCCCCCGCCCGCAAACACGGCGGCAAGCACCACCGCGAGAACGGCCCGAAAAACAGTGCGCCTGCCGGTCGCGGCGCGTTTCCGAAGTTTCGCATGCTCGCGGGTCAATGGCCCGAGTATCGTGGTGTCCGCGTCGCTCGATTGAACCGCCGCGTATTCGGGCGTGCCGCGCAGTTGCCGCAGCGCCTCCATCGCGCTCAGATCGGCGCCGTCGCTACCCGCCCGTATCAGCGCGTCAACCATTTCAGCCAGCGCGGGAGAAACGTCCTCCGCCACGCCGGCCAGCGGCGGAAGCGGGTTCGAAACGTGTTGCTTCATGATCGCCAGGGGCGTCTCGCCGGGAAAGGCGACGCTGCCGGTCAGCATTTCGTACAGCATGACGCCAACCGCGAAAAGATCCCATCCGGGCCGGGGTTTCTTGCCTTCCCACGCGTCCGGTGGCATATAGCGGGGCGTGCCGAGAAAGATGGTATTACTCTGGGTGATTTGACCGGTATCCAGCAATTGGCCGGCCGCCGCGGTCGCCAGCCCAAAGTCGGCGATCTTCGCGTTGCCATCGGGCGCGAGCAGCACGTTTGCGGGCTTCAGGTCCCGGTGGATGACGCCCGCCGCGTGGCACGCCTTCAGGCCTTCAAGCACGTCCACCGCGATGCGGACGGCGGACGGCGGGCCTGGCCTCCCGCGCCGGACAAATACATCGAGCGACGGGCCGTCCACGTACTCCATATCGATGACAAGATGCGAATCGGCCTTCTCCAGGCCGTGCACCGTCACGATGTTGGGGTGGTGGAGCGACGATACGGATCGCGCCTCGCGCTTGAACCGCTCGATAAACGTAACATCCTGAATGAGCCGCTCATTGAGCACCTTCAGCGCCACCGTACGGTGCAGGAGGCGATCCTCGGCCAGGTAAACAATCCCCATCGCGCCCCGGCCCAATTCTCGGATTATCCGGTACTTCTCCAGATTCAACGAGGCAATATCCACCACATACCCTCACGCCGCGCTCGGGCGGCCTGTCGCATTCGGTCGCGAAACGACTGCGTGTCGCTACCGCACAAAGCTTCTCTCGAAGTATAGGCAGTTCGTCAAGAAACTACAAAAAGATATATGGCGCGTGCAATATTCTGCGACCATTTCATCCAATCGAAATCGCCCTACCGCGAATCGGTCCCGGCACGATCAGATACCGCACCCCGAAACACCGCAAGCGCCGATGGCGGGGCCACGTCCCGCACCAGACGCGGCGCCCGTTCGGGCTCGTCCATTACCCACAGCTCGTGGCCGCTCTCCGGGGTGGCGCCGGAAAGCAGGAGCCTGTCTTCCCACGGCGTAATACGTGTGATCCCCGTCGGGACCACGGGACTGTTCACGATGTCCCGGACCATCTCCGTCCCCTCCGCCGTGCCGTCCGTTCGCCACAACTCCTCGCCATGGATCCCGTCATCCGCGATGAAATACACGTGGTCGCGCCAGGCCACAAAACCCCGCGGATTGCTCGACTCGGGGCCCTCCGCGATGCCCTTCACCTGGAATGGCTTCTCGCCTGGCGTCGCTGACCACAATTCCCGCCCGTCGTACGCCCGGTGTGCGCTGAAAAGCACCCGGCCCTTCCACGCGGTGAGATGTCGCGGTCCGGAACTGTTCCCCGCGCCCGGGTAGATGTCCAGTTGCTGCGCGGTTCCCGATTTCGTGCCGTCCGTAATCCAGAGTTCCGTCCCGTAATCCGGGGACTCCGCGGCAAAATAGACGTGATCGCCCACCCGCGTCAGGTGCTCGGGATTGCTGCTTACGCGCCCGGGATAGATGTCCATCAGCAATTCCGTGCCGCCTTCCGTGCCATCGGACACCCACAATTCCCGCCCGTGCGCGAGGTCATCCGCCACAAACACAAATACATCGTCGAGCGGCGTCAGTTCATCGGGCGCGGACGACGGGTTCACGCTGTTGTCGGTGAACAGGTCGGCCAGCAAAACAGGCGGATACGGCCGCGCCGATGCCCGCCAGAGTTCCCGCCCGTAGACCGGGTGCGTCGCCGCAAATACGATGGAGTTGCCGGTGAAAATCGTTCCATACGGCTCGGAAGACGCCGGGCCGGCATACAGGTCGGCCACTTGGAAAACATCCCGCGTTTCACCGTCCGCATACCAGAGTTCCTCGCCCGTGACCCCGTCTCGCGCACTGAACCACAGGCGACCACGTGCGTCCAGGGTCAATTCGTACGGCTCGGCGCTCGCGATGCCGGGGTAGATGTCCCGGAGAAGTTGGACCTTCGGATCGGCCCCGTACGGATTCGCCAGCCAGAGTTCGATGCCGGTCTCCGGCGTGCGGGCCAGCAGGTACACCCCCAGGTTGGATGAGCGAAGGGAATACGGTTCCGATCCAATCGCTCCGGGCGCAATATCCTGCATAAGGACCGTGCCCGCTTCCGTGCCGTCCGACTGCCAGAGTTCGCGGCCTGTATCCGGATGCATCGCGCTGAACACAAGCAGCGGCGGGTGGCCGTCTACGTAGTAGGGAACCGCGTGCGCGGGATCCGATGAGCCATCGCCGGGGTAAATGTCCTTTACCAGGCGGGTGGACTCCGGCGTCCCCTTCGTAATCCACAATTCGTTGCCGGTATCCTCCTTGAACGCGCCGAAGAACACGCCGATTCCCGGCGCCGCCGTGAACCCCCAGATTTCCCGATCGAACTCCATAAGCGGCGTGGTGTCTGCCCCGCTTCCGCTCATGCGCCAGAGATAATGCCCAGCGTGTGCGGTCCCCGCAAAATAATGCGTGCCTTCGTACGTTACGTGGCCAGATCCGCTGGTGGTCAGCGGCTCATACCCAGGCGCGGAAAGCCTGCGGGCGTTCCCGGGCGTCCCGTCGGACAGCCAGATTTCGGAAGAGGCGCCGTCCTGATGTGGCCCGACGTGAAGCAGCAACAATCCTTCGACATCGCCCACGATTCGCTTGAAGCCCGACACCGGATCGCTCGGCGTGTGCGTATCGACCAGCCGCGTGGTCCCGCCCGGCTGCCCGTCCGACGCCCAGAGCTGCCCGCCGTCCCTGGGATCATGGACAATAAAATAAATCGTATCGCCGAGCGGGTAGAAAGACTCCATCGCACGCTCGCCGGGGCCGGGGGTGACGTCGGCGACCAGCTCCGCCGCGCCATCCGGCAGTTTGACGCGCCAGAGTTCTCGGCCCACCCGGCCGTCCGTGGCCACAAAATAGAGGTGCTCCTGAAACGTGAACAGATGCTGGGGATTCGAGCTCGGCGGCTCATACGCCGAAGCGGTGGATAAACTCGCATGGGCGGCGACCACCAGCGCCAGGGCGACGGCCCCGGGCAATTGCCGGCATTTCGAAGACTTCCTCATCCAGCGCCTCCCTGAAATTCAAGCAACAGCCCGTGCCGCAGCGCCTCCAGGTCGGCGTCGCCCCAGGTCGCCAGGGTTTGCCATGCTCCACCGGCGGACGGCGCCGCGGCGCGCGCGTTGACGCGCCACCGGTGCGCGGGCGCGGGCACCGCCGTCTCGGGAAGGTCGGCGATCGGAATCGCCAGTTCGAACGACACCGATCCATCGCCCGGCGCCGAGGCCCCCGCGTCCCACGTGCACTCCCACGGTTGTTCCGCGCCCCCCAGCTCCGCGCGGCCCCGGATGGATCCGTCGCCGCGCACGGTGACGAAGAAGCGCCCGCCGTGGTCGAGCGACGTATCCAGGGCCGGAAGCACGCCCACTTCAAACTGAGTCTCCGGCGGGGCCTCCGGCAGCCGCGCCGCGAAAACCACCGAGCTCTCCGTCCAGCGAACGAGCAGCGGCGGTGCGCCCGAGTCGGGCGGGATGACGGCCTCCCCGGTGCGGCCGTACGAATCGAATTCG includes these proteins:
- a CDS encoding serine/threonine protein kinase, which produces MNLEKYRIIRELGRGAMGIVYLAEDRLLHRTVALKVLNERLIQDVTFIERFKREARSVSSLHHPNIVTVHGLEKADSHLVIDMEYVDGPSLDVFVRRGRPGPPSAVRIAVDVLEGLKACHAAGVIHRDLKPANVLLAPDGNAKIADFGLATAAAGQLLDTGQITQSNTIFLGTPRYMPPDAWEGKKPRPGWDLFAVGVMLYEMLTGSVAFPGETPLAIMKQHVSNPLPPLAGVAEDVSPALAEMVDALIRAGSDGADLSAMEALRQLRGTPEYAAVQSSDADTTILGPLTREHAKLRKRAATGRRTVFRAVLAVVLAAVFAGGGAVYLYAPVSPDLPAPASGEKAGAVANAGVTFFRTYPVGDPAHTEAVWMWRREPEGAAELLLGRDASGLWHLSLEPGDREGERRLRGHWGEYVSPAAGSVRYGSVSGAARLHESGGIAALALERRNARDNAGETIFLHAEEMSNSLDLEGYVRQLEASTAHQSLLINELLPRGLPWAFEVDSIMPAIQPGRLPAPYLSSAEALEQAWSDARWHAPPEEGGGLPSGGADGAWLRAVWTDDTVAFALRADAAPDDWRVTLTLMPIVAVPEAGRWSATCQLSSGGELEAYAAAGTTRLTPLAGWKSNMTNAGSPLQIVIEAPASSLPGGALPQRGRRWRVNVHLRDGAGTPVATWGASDVDAVAHGVMLTFAGARP